The Corynebacterium felinum DNA segment ACACCCACAGGCTGAGTAGTCGGCACCTTGCCAGCCGCACTCATATCGCCAGCCTTCGTGCGACGGTGCGACAACACACCCGAATCTGCAATCAAGAAGAACGGCTTGGCATCTGTAACCCGAACATGAACAATATCGCCCGCGCGAATTTCGCCATCAATAGCACCTGACGTAGCTTCTTCCACCTTGAAGTGCACCAGACGACCATCACGGGCGCGACCAGTCATGCGCTGAGTCTGGTCATTCTTGCGTCCGCCTTCAGCCTGAACCAGCAACTCGACTTCTTGACCCACTATTTTCTGGTTTTCTTCCAAGCACACCCGGCCCTGAAGTTCAATGAGACGCTCGTAGCGTTCCTGCACCACTTCCTTTGGGACCTGATTCTCATACTCGGCGGCAGGAGTCCCAGGACGCGGCGAATATTGAAAAGTGTATGCGGAAGTAAAACGCGCCTTTTCTACAACATCGAGTGTCGCCTGGAAATCCTCTTCAGTTTCCCCAGGGAATCCCACAATAATGTCAGTGGTGATCGACGCGTGCGGAATCTTTGCCCGAACTTCTTCCAAGATGGCGAGGAATTTCCGGGAACGGTAGCTACGACGCATCTCCTTGAGCACCTTATCCGAACCAGACTGCAAGGGCATGTGCAGCTGTGGACAAATGTTCGGGGTCTCTGCCATCGCATCAATCACATCTGAAGTGAACTCAGCAGGATGCGGAGAGGTAAAGCGCACGCGCTCCAATCCTTCAATCTCACCACAGGCGCGCAGCAGCTTGGAGAAAGCTGAACGGTCGCGCTCGATGGTGGGGTCAGCAAAATTCACGCCATAGGCATTCACGTTCTGCCCTAGCAGGGTTACTTCGCTCACGCCTTGATCCACTAACGCCTGCACCTCGGCCAAAATATCACCCGGGCGGCGGTCTACTTCCTTACCTCGCAAGGAAGGAACAATACAGAAAGTACAGGTATTGTTACAGCCCACCGATACCGACACCCAGCCAGCATAGGCGGATTCACGTTTGGCAGGCAGTACAGAGGGGAACTGTTCGAGCGAATCTACAATTTCCACCTGAGCTTTGCGGTTATGCTGCGCTCGATCCAAAAGTGCTGGCAGCGAACCAATATTGTGGGTACCAAAAACTACATCAACCCACGGCGCCTTTTTCACCACTGCGTCTTTATCTTTTTGTGCCAAGCAACCGCCCACAGCAATCTGCATACCTGGGCGACTTTCCTTCACATGACGCAAGTTGCCGAGCGTGCCGTAGAGACGCATGTCGGCATTTTCGCGCACCGCACAGGTATTGAACACAATAAGATCAGGCTCCCCGCCCTCAGATACGGGACGGTAGCCCGCATCTTCGAGCAGACCGGAGAGCCGTTCCGAGTCGTGCACGTTCATCTGGCAGCCGAAAGTACGGACTTCGTACGTGCGTCCGTGTGCTTCCGTGTTCGATGCGTGACGGGGTTTCTCTGTGAATTCAAAAGTGGGTGCTGACACGAGGTGTGATTCTAGTATCCCTGACTTGGTTTTCCCAACTAGTTGCCATTGTTGATGCGCTTCATGAATCTGCGATCCGCGTTGCTTTCCTACCTTAGCAATGTGGCTGAGGGACAATTCTCACCCAGCGTTGCCTCGAACGATGTATACAAGAAACACACCCCACTGCTCAATTGCGACATAGTGAATCGTGCGCATGTGGATTTTTGGGTGCTGAATCAGTTCATATTCGACACCCTTTACCCCCAAATTTACCCCCAATTTTTGAGAAATTAGGCAGGTTGTTCAAAGTTTTACACCCATATCGGCACAAGTGATACAGATTTCACTAGTGTGGCACTATGACACAGAACACAGGCAAGGATCTGCGTGCGTTCGACTCCGATCGCGACGCCACACATGCACCCACGAAACCCTCAATGATTTCAATGCGCAATGTGAACAAGTTTTTCGGCGACTTCCACGCATTAAAAGAGATCAACTTGGAAATACCCAAGGGCGAAGTGGTCATTGTTCTGGGGCCCTCAGGGTCCGGAAAGTCGACATTATGCCGCACGATTAATCGCTTAGAAACCATCGAAGAAGGGGAGATTTTTATTGATGGTGTGCGCCTGCCCGAAGAAGGCAAGGCATTAGCGCAGTTGCGCAGCGATGTGGGCATGGTTTTCCAGTCATTTAATCTGTTCCCCCATATGACGATCCAAGACAACGTGATGCTTGGCCCCACAAAGGTTCGCAAGATGGCGAAATCTGACGCACAACAGCTCGCTTTGTCGTTACTCAAGCGGGTCGGCATCGCGGATCAGGCGCAAAAATATCCTGCTCAGCTTTCAGGCGGTCAGCAGCAGCGTGTCGCCATTGCGCGGGCATTAGCGATGAAACCGAAAGTGATGCTTTTCGACGAGCCTACCTCCGCTCTCGACCCCGAAATGGTTAACGAGGTGCTCGACGTCATGGCGGATCTTGCCCGTGAAGGTATGACCATGGTGTGTGTCTCTCACGAGATGGGTTTCGCCCGTAAGGCCGCTGACCGCGTGTTGTTCATGGCTGACGGAGCCATCGTCGAGGATACAGATCCCGATACGTTCTTCTCCGCGCCTCGCACAGACCGTGCGAAAGACTTTCTCAGCAAAATCTTGTCGCACTAAGTCCTGTATCAGCACAGTTTTTTCTTCCTTATTTCTCTCAAGTTAGGAGTCAGTTCATGACTAAGAAAATCTCCCGCATCGTTACTGTTCCAGTACTCACTATTGTTGGCGCTTCAACCCTCGTAGCCTGTGGTGGGGATTCTGGCACCTCCAGCACTAATCTTCTCGGTGCCATTGAATCGGGCAAAGTGGTGCTGGGCACGAAATTTGACCAGCCAGGCCTTGGATTAAAGCAGGCTGATGGCACCATGGCGGGTGTGGATGTTGATGTTGCAACCTACGTGGTTAATCACATCGCCGATGCCAATGGATGGACGCACCCTGAGGTTTCTTGGCGCGAAACTCCGTCGGCGCAACGCGAAACTCTTATTCAGAATCGCGAGGTGGACTTGATCGTTGCCACCTACTCGATCAATAAGTCTCGTGCCGAGTCTGTGAACTTCGGTGGCCCCTACCTACTGACTCACCAAGCATTGTTGGTGCGCGCTGACGATAGTTCCATTAGTACTTTGGAAGATCTTGGCAAGGGCCGAATTTTGTGCTCTGTTACTGGTTCCACTCCTGCGCAGAAGGTGAAGGAGGCGCTGCCAAGTGTACAGCTGCAGGAATATGACACCTACTCTTCCTGCG contains these protein-coding regions:
- the miaB gene encoding tRNA (N6-isopentenyl adenosine(37)-C2)-methylthiotransferase MiaB, with translation MSAPTFEFTEKPRHASNTEAHGRTYEVRTFGCQMNVHDSERLSGLLEDAGYRPVSEGGEPDLIVFNTCAVRENADMRLYGTLGNLRHVKESRPGMQIAVGGCLAQKDKDAVVKKAPWVDVVFGTHNIGSLPALLDRAQHNRKAQVEIVDSLEQFPSVLPAKRESAYAGWVSVSVGCNNTCTFCIVPSLRGKEVDRRPGDILAEVQALVDQGVSEVTLLGQNVNAYGVNFADPTIERDRSAFSKLLRACGEIEGLERVRFTSPHPAEFTSDVIDAMAETPNICPQLHMPLQSGSDKVLKEMRRSYRSRKFLAILEEVRAKIPHASITTDIIVGFPGETEEDFQATLDVVEKARFTSAYTFQYSPRPGTPAAEYENQVPKEVVQERYERLIELQGRVCLEENQKIVGQEVELLVQAEGGRKNDQTQRMTGRARDGRLVHFKVEEATSGAIDGEIRAGDIVHVRVTDAKPFFLIADSGVLSHRRTKAGDMSAAGKVPTTQPVGVGLGLPPIGKPQATPSASAGPSCSDGGCGC
- the gluA gene encoding glutamate ABC transporter ATP-binding protein GluA yields the protein MISMRNVNKFFGDFHALKEINLEIPKGEVVIVLGPSGSGKSTLCRTINRLETIEEGEIFIDGVRLPEEGKALAQLRSDVGMVFQSFNLFPHMTIQDNVMLGPTKVRKMAKSDAQQLALSLLKRVGIADQAQKYPAQLSGGQQQRVAIARALAMKPKVMLFDEPTSALDPEMVNEVLDVMADLAREGMTMVCVSHEMGFARKAADRVLFMADGAIVEDTDPDTFFSAPRTDRAKDFLSKILSH
- a CDS encoding glutamate ABC transporter substrate-binding protein, encoding MTKKISRIVTVPVLTIVGASTLVACGGDSGTSSTNLLGAIESGKVVLGTKFDQPGLGLKQADGTMAGVDVDVATYVVNHIADANGWTHPEVSWRETPSAQRETLIQNREVDLIVATYSINKSRAESVNFGGPYLLTHQALLVRADDSSISTLEDLGKGRILCSVTGSTPAQKVKEALPSVQLQEYDTYSSCVEALRQGNVDALTTDATILHGYSAQDEGKFKVVEMEKDGKPFTNEYYGIGVAKDDAQGTEAVNAALKEMFSSGEFEKIIEKNLGKNAAGVTPTTPGDLSFLN